Within the Glycine soja cultivar W05 chromosome 3, ASM419377v2, whole genome shotgun sequence genome, the region GCTAAAGCAATTGGATGTACAGTAGTCAACATTGGCACCCAGGACTTCATTGAAGGAAGGGTATGCTTGTAGGCATTCAAGTTTCCACCCATAAAAGCAGAATTATTGTGGGCGTGTACACTGCAGAACAACaaaatttaagattaaatttaatttataaatgaaatcCTTTGTTAAGTTATGAAataggaatttttttattttaaaatcaaatcctttgttcagaaagttataagaattttttttttttttttttttaattttagttgtgtATACTACAAAGAAATCTGGTCAAATTTGATTATTTCTGGATCAAAGTAATTCTCAATCAAGTTACCCCCTTTTTTAAATGATTCCAAATACTGGTAAAGTATATTTATAACatgatacatttttttacaGTCACTGCCTTTCTCTATTCTTTTGAAAATGCTACACATGAAATAGGATATTATGATGGCAATTACTAATAGTATTCTGTTATATTAGACTCAGGAAGTTTCtgcattattaaatttaatcttgTTTGCTGTACATCAGCTTTACTAGCATAATCTAAGTTCGCTTTAAAATAGATACAGACCAACTGTAGATTCAAGTATGAAGTTTTCTTGAACCAAAAAGCTTAAAAGTTATGTTAAGAGACCTATGTGCCTAATGGTTAAAGATCTTAAAAGTTAGGTTAAGTCACACATGTGCCTAAACTATGTTGAACTGGTTTATGAACAATTGTGTTTGAGATGTTTGCCAAGTGAAAAACATGATGCATGTGAAAAAAGGGGGTCAAGATTTATCTGTGATATTTACGAAGTTTAAGTGAGTTGATCAAGATATctcttgagattttttttacctAGTCATTTTTGTGCATTAGTATTTGATCATGGTAGTCAATTTCACATGAAGTGGTAtctaatatgtttttgttctcatTTCAGCGTCATCTGGTGCTTGGGGTGATTTCTCAGATTATTAAGGTAAACAATCATTAATTATACACAAGTTTATGGCCTTTTGGTTTAGATTTGTAAAAACATTTGTCAGATCCAACAAATAAATCTGGAAAGTtgctatttaatataatttttgggTTAATGGAATTAATGGTAACTACTGCATAATGCATGTTGCAATTTGTGGTGCCTGCTTTTGACATTCCTAATGGTGGTGATAAATTAGATACAATTATTGGCGGACCTCGATTTGAAGAAAACTCCTCAGCTGCTTGAGTTGCTTGATGATAGTAaggtaaatattttctttcGTCATCTCTTCATATTTCCATTAATTATTGTATATGTtgtcttcatttatttttttttaaattaacagGATATGGAAGAGTTGATGAATCTACCCCCAGAAAAAATCTTGTTAAGGTGGATGAATTTCCATTTGAAGAAAGCAGGGTACAAGAAGATTGTCACTAACTTCTCCTCTGATGTGAAGGTAACTGAGTTTTTCGTAATTTGGTGAAAAGTAAATGtatttatattctattttttgctATGGACAATTAGAAACACTGTTCATTCAGTACTATCTCAAATCCTAATGCAAAACTTGTGTTTTGTTCACTTCCTCTGGAAtaataatttgatcatttgatcCATGAAGTGAAGACACTCTCTTGTTTGAAGTGTTGTAatgtttgattgtttttgaCTCCAACACTTTCCTAATATCTATTCGACACATGTCGAGTACTCCTCATTATTTgtccaattaaaaaataattgtcagCTTACACACTTGAGCCAACACCTCTATACGGCTTGAACACTTGTGCCAATACCTCTGTTTGGATATAGACACtaggattataaaaaaaaaaaactcattttttgtaggaatattTGTTACTTATTCTTTGCTCAGTATCCCCACAGACATAACCGTTAGATAAAGCCTTACTAGATTGGCGACTCCTAGACTCAAACCCTGACATTGTAGGTAAAACTTGCCTTAGTTGTAGTCCACTTATACTGTATCCATCTATTGTCAGGTTTAGGAATCTTTATTTtgttatccaatttttttttcttcattttcaagtTGAAAAATAGATAACTCTTAAGTCATAGGAAGTACAGGAAATTTACAAGTTTAGTCAGTATAGGTATTAATTTTAACCTAAGCTTCTCAATGCATTTCTTGTAAATAGCTGCTTATTGCACTTCTATGGTTCTGACCCTGCAGGATGCTGAGGCTTATGCACACCTTCTAAATGTTCTGGCACCTGAATACACCAATCCCTCCACATTGGCAGTTAAAAATCCCTTTGAAAGAGCAAAGTTAGTTCTTGAACATGCTGATAAGATGGGTTGCAAGCGATACTTAACTGCAAGAGACATAGTGGAAGGATCACCAAATCTTAATCTTGCCTTTGTTGCACATATTTTCCAGCACAGGTGAGAATAACCACCATCTAAACATTTagaacatttcattttttggatgTGGATAgataaatccaaaataaaaaatggaacaTAATTCCAGGCTttcattaactatttttttttatcagtggtTATTTGTTATTGACTTGTCTATTTGGCTAATATGCTgtacttaacaaaaaaaatagtctttagTAAAATATCAAACCTTAGCTAAATTGTGGTTAAGGTCTGATAAGTTTGAATACACCCaacttttcttttggtttttaagATATATATGGAAGCTAACTCAATTTCCCTCTTGTAGGAATGGACTTTCAGCCCAGACAAAACAACAAATGTCTCTCCTTGAGACATTTCCAGATGACACCCAAgactctagagaagaaagagcATTTCGCCTATGGATGAATAGCCTTGGAAATTCAACATATATCAACAATGTCTTTGAGGATCTCCGAAATGGGTGAATATCTCACATTTTTACTAGTTCTCTTGTTTACATTTTATATTATGCTTGAACTGGTTTTGTCAAAAGCATTTTTGTATAGAATTGAAACTACTAGGAAACtagcaccaaaaaaaaaactactagtAAACTAtagttaattgaaattttttatttttattcacattacatttcatattttagttaaCTAATGTAATTCCTTTAAATTTCATTTGCTATGTTGAAATTATTCTGGCATATAGAAAACACAGTGATTCAAGATagcttccttttttcttttttatcttttttggtcTTTAAATGAACTTAATGATGTTGTGTGCTCTATGTAGCTGACCtgacctagtgggataaggctttgttgtcTTTTGATTCTCCATTGAGTTGTGATGATGTTGCTTCTTTACAGGTGGGTTCTTCTTGAGACTCTTGACAAGGTGTCACCAGGGATTGTCAATTGGAAGATTGCTAACAAACCTCCAATTAAGATGCCATTCAGAAAAGTAGAGAACTGCAACCAAGTTGTGAAAATAGGGAAACAGATTAAATTTTCGCTGGTAAATGTTGCTGGAAATGACATTGTGCagggaaataaaaaattaatactagGTAGGTTGACCTCCAAATTATGTGCTGTTACCTAGTTGTAGTAAATCAATTTATCTATTGAGCATACTCCATTAAATTCAATGATCCCACATAAAGAGTCTAAATCAAAtactatttgattattttttagctTATCTGTGGCAATTGATGCGATACAATATCCTACAACTTCTCAAGAACTTGAGATTTCATTCTCGAGGGAAGGAAATAAATGATGCTGATATTTTAGAGTGGGCCAACAGCAAGGTTAGCAGCTCTGGAAGCCAAAGCCGCATGGACAGTTTTAAGGTATTGAAATTGTACAGTCCATTCACTCAAGCATCTGTTTATTAATTTAGATTTTTGGCCACATTTTCTTTGTTAATAATGTCTATTTTAATTGGCATTTGGTAAGGTTGAAAAATGTATTTAGTGATCCATACAACAACAACCTACTCTTTTCTCACTCAGCTACTGGATCACGCGACATTGTAGTATTCTATTGTGAATACTACAATGGAATTATGTTGATGCTGAatgtgaaattttgaatttgatgctTGATTTGTGGAGGAGCATTCCAAATTAGCACAAAAAATATCTTGAGAATAGCAGGATTGGTAAAATTGCCAAACACAATTTTTGTAGCATATTGCAACAAACAAAAATTGCTTAAGCATATGATTTTATCTGTATTTTGTAGTGAACATACATTGAAATACTGTCTTAGATAACGTTATTTCTTTTACAGAATCTGAATTTTCTTGAAACAGCATTTTTAGCCTTCAGCGTACTATAATCTAATCGCTTGGATTAATTGGCTTGTTTAATATTGAAATCACACGATAGCCTTGCCAAGtatttagaataattttgtttaaccagtatatttcttttcttgtaaaTATTCTATGTATTGATGttgcatttttcatttttgacttGTATGTGTGCCATGTGTTCTGGTTTAAATGATTACAAAATAAGTTCATTACTTAATTAAGTattacaatttcaaatttcaggaTAAAAGTTTATCCGATGGAATATTTTTCCTTGAGCTTCTTAGTTCAGTGCAGCCTAGAGCTGTGAATTGGGGTCTTGTAACCAAAGGAGTAACCGGTatgttatgctttctctttactCTTTCATGATTAAACCActgtataatataatttaatataagtgAATCATCATTTACCATTATTGTAATTGAGTAGCATACACCCAgttttgaaaagtttgattGGCAGATAAAATAATCTGTCTGTTTTGGTTTTCTGCTATATATCATATGTTCttgacaaaatttattaatgtaatatataaatCAGGAAATTGTCTTTAGCTAAGCTGAAGTTATCTCTTGGCTGCCACACGGAATGAACTACAAGATTGTGTCTTTCACTTTCAATTACATAACTGATGTGTGGACTTGTATGTAATTGAAAATCCTCACTTATAACTTCTGTATTACATGCTTCATGTAGaccaagagaaaaaaatgaatgccaCCTACATTATCAGTATTGCAAGAAAGCTTGGATGTTCTATATTCCTGCTTCCTGAAGACATCACTGAGGTAATTTGGAATCACTACTAATGTTGCTTGCGCTTTTCTTTGATATGCAccaaaattattactattactattattaaCTAAACTTCTGAAACATTCAGTTGTGGTTTCAACTTTCAGCTTTATACAGCTTTTGGggaatttctttaaaaaaaagtcaaatagcATTCATTAACCCATGTTGTTTGTTTCTAACTATGTCAACTAATTAGAAATCATCCTTAGAttatagtaattattataaagtcAATATTTTGTAATAGATTCAATTCAAATGCATGTAAGgctcttttatattattatccaatCACAGATTATCATGTATAGTAAAATTGTTAATGCTTATAATAGTTActttaaaacatacattttgaatgatttctaattgattGATAGTTTAGAAATCTTTACACTGTCCTatcaaattactcttttaattgTACGACAAGCTGTGATTTTGACGAGAGTGAAAAAAGATTTTACATTGTTAATGTATtccaattaaattctttttatttgccAAGCTTACTTTATGACAAATTGACAATGCTGTTACACAATTTCAGGTGAATCAAAAAATGATCCTTACACTAACGGCTAGTATAATGTCTTGGTGCCTAAAACACCctcgtgaagaaaggacagtgGGAACTTCAGATAATGAGAGTGGGAGTCAATTGGAGACTACATCAAATTCAACACTAGATGACTCTGCCTCTGATTCATCAATAGATGAGAATGGGAACATGTAAATATATGCCTCGAGTGAAaccgtttttttctttttaatatatacatatatttgaaccactCTTTTTAGTTGATCAAAAGATCAATGTATGACACTAGGTAATTTAATGGTTTCAAAGCAAATTTTGTTCAAGCAGCTATGTAAATAGtgaggtttttattttttgcaagtTTGGAACCTCAGTTATGAGGAGTGCTTTTTTCCATATCCactttgaaagaagaaaaaaaaacgctACTGAACATTCAGTATTAACCAGAAACGAGTTAagcatacttttatttttttatgaattattatgCATTATTTCTAAAGCATGTTCAGAAAAATAGTATTCTAAATGCAATGAAAGTTTTAAATAGATATTATTatagcttaaatatgtttttaatctttgataaatttttccttcctattttttgaaaagttttgttttaGATCATTGTTGTTTGTTAAGTAATGACCTgtttgttaaatatttgataatgtgAATTGTGATATCTCAAAAAATCATCCGtatttgtttcaaaatcaattaaaatgaaaaataaataaatcaaacattGAGAATCTCCTCCTTCGCACGCTCTCATCTTCCACTTCTGTCACTTATGACATCTTCTATCCtgacatacatatttatataatatcatacatgaaaatgcataattaattaaaatgattttattcaataaacataaaGGAGTTTacgtgggtaaaaggttcacattcgcgttaatcatcaaattaaaaatttatcaaataagggTATGAAAACATCTCTAGACCAAAACAAGgtcatccaatttttttttacaaaaggaaaCAAGTTAAGCAATGAAATAACATAAAGTAACATGCTCAAAACATTATGCAAATAATACAAAAACCCATGTcacaatgtcacatcctatcaaagcATTGTGTTTCAGCATCCTCTAACATGAGATTctccatagtcatccacctaaccatctACTCCCATGAACACAAATTttgagatcatcataggatccaacACAAACAACATACATGGAGtcagt harbors:
- the LOC114406372 gene encoding fimbrin-2-like, translated to MSGHWGILVSDPWLQNQFTQVELRSLKSHFMSMRRESGRLVIADLASKMSRVKVVGENLSEEERASCVKDLYQNTEEEVDFELFLKVYLKLQTFVNSRTGSSPKNSLAFLKAATTTLLHTISESEKASYVAHINHYLAQDEFLKKYLPIDPSTNELFEIAKDGVLLCKLINVAVPGTIDERAINTKKILNPWERNENHTLCLNSAKAIGCTVVNIGTQDFIEGRRHLVLGVISQIIKIQLLADLDLKKTPQLLELLDDSKDMEELMNLPPEKILLRWMNFHLKKAGYKKIVTNFSSDVKDAEAYAHLLNVLAPEYTNPSTLAVKNPFERAKLVLEHADKMGCKRYLTARDIVEGSPNLNLAFVAHIFQHRNGLSAQTKQQMSLLETFPDDTQDSREERAFRLWMNSLGNSTYINNVFEDLRNGWVLLETLDKVSPGIVNWKIANKPPIKMPFRKVENCNQVVKIGKQIKFSLVNVAGNDIVQGNKKLILAYLWQLMRYNILQLLKNLRFHSRGKEINDADILEWANSKVSSSGSQSRMDSFKDKSLSDGIFFLELLSSVQPRAVNWGLVTKGVTDQEKKMNATYIISIARKLGCSIFLLPEDITEVNQKMILTLTASIMSWCLKHPREERTVGTSDNESGSQLETTSNSTLDDSASDSSIDENGNM